One window of Nymphaea colorata isolate Beijing-Zhang1983 chromosome 11, ASM883128v2, whole genome shotgun sequence genomic DNA carries:
- the LOC116264258 gene encoding uncharacterized protein LOC116264258 isoform X3: MDSRRVSRAVIDPKVRHVGFVTASEQMHSTLDDAITEGESPSIAVMSPVGNSLSPVMIPPPRHPVEAMRAAPVPVLSSPLRRLSCNAPVGSYNPSDNVLGTSPVPSPSRRIESVTSVDFSDSPGWVSRTVSTSVGGAGKMEDFVQRSASLPASGFPEHGKLATVSTVKPSSEVVIEDSKESERGNATNSKPLKERTSKAERRALQEAQRAAKAAAKETGGNTAGGGAPTGAKPSKDVKSPPPSKKKDGASTGGAAATSDRKAPDRLPEKEKKKDVPPPRMQFDDTQRVEKAKKRALVKQTESRNRVELFRHLPQYVHGTLLPDLEAKFFHSDHGHQMHPHPAVYKVGLQYLSGDIAGGNARCVAMLSAFQEAIKDYKTPSEKALVRDLTAKINSYVSFLISCRPLSISMGNAIRFLKDRISKLSLTLTESEAKSTLQSDINRFINEKIILADKVIVRHAVTKIRDGDVLLTYGSACVVEMILEYAHELGKKFRVVVVDSRPKHEGQKLLGRLLAKGISCTYTHINAISYVMHEVTRVFLGAASVLSNGIVYSRVGTACVAMVAHAFRVPVLICCEAYKFHERVQLDSICSNELGDPDAISKVSGRKELNHLDNWADKENLHLLNLIYDATPADYVSMIITDYGMIPPTSVPVIVREYGGSRSLI, from the exons ATGGATTCCAGAAGAGTTTCCAGGGCAGTGATTGACCCAAAGGTGCGGCATGTTGGGTTCGTGACGGCTTCCGAACAGATGCACTCCACCCTGGATGATGCCATAACGGAGGGAGAGTCCCCTTCGATCGCTGTTATGTCTCCGGTCGGGAATTCGCTTTCTCCTGTGATGATCCCACCTCCTCGGCACCCGGTGGAAGCAATGCGGGCGGCCCCTGTTCCAGTCCTATCTTCTCCTCTCCGGAGGCTGAGCTGCAATGCGCCTGTGGGAAGCTACAACCCGTCGGACAATGTTTTAGGCACGTCGCCGGTGCCTTCTCCGTCGAGAAGAATTGAGAGTGTTACATCCGTCGATTTCTCTGATTCGCCCGGCTGGGTCTCTAGAACGGTGTCTACTAGTGTTGGTGGGGCTGGGAAGATGGAAGATTTCGTTCAGCGTTCCGCTTCTCTTCCGGCATCTGGGTTTCCTGAACACGGAAAATTGGCTACTGTTTCGACGGTGAAGCCATCTTCAG AAGTGGTTATTGAAGACTCAAAAGAGTCAGAAAGAGGCAACGCTACAAATTCAAAGCCTTTAAAAGAGAGGACTTCTAAAGCAGAGAGGCGTGCACTTCAGGAGGCCCAACGAGCAGCAAAGGCTGCGGCAAAAGAGACAG GTGGAAACACAGCAGGTGGTGGAGCACCTACAGGGGCAAAACCATCTAAAGATGTTAAATCACCACCAccctcaaaaaagaaagatggagCATCTACAGGAGGTGCTGCTGCAACCTCAGATAGAAAGGCTCCTGACCGGCTCcctgagaaggagaaaaagaaagatgttcCTCCCCCAAGGATGCAGTTTGATGATACACAACGGGTCGAAAAGGCCAAAAAGAGAGCGCTAGTAAAACAGACAGAAAGTAGAAACCGAGTGGAGTTGTTTAGACATCTACCTCAATATGTCCATGGAACTCTGCTTCCTGATCTTGAAGCCAAATTTTTTCACTCTGATCATGGCCATCAAATGCATCCTCATCCTGCAGTATACAAG GTAGGCTTGCAATATCTGTCTGGTGATATTGCCGGTGGTAATGCACGTTGTGTAGCAATGCTTTCAGCATTTCAAGAAGCCATCAAGGACTATAAAACACCATCGGAGAAAGCTTTGGTGCGAGATTTAACTGCCAAAATCAACAGTTATGTTAGCTTTCTCATATCTTGTAGGCCACTTTCAATAAGCATGGGGAATGCCATTAGGTTTCTCAAGGATCGGATATCTAAGCTGTCATTGACGCTGACAGAGTCAGAAGCAAAATCTACGCTGCAGTCAGATATTAACCGTTTCATCAATGAAAAGATAATACTTGCTGATAAGGTGATTGTCAGGCATGCAGTAACCAAGATCAGGGATGGAGATGTCTTACTAACATATGGCTCAGCCTGTGTTGTTGAAATGATATTAGAATATGCTCATGAACTTGGTAAAAAGTTTCGTGTTGTGGTAGTGGATTCACGTCCGAAGCATGAAGGCCAGAAATTACTTGGACGTTTGCTGGCAAAGGGCATCAGCTGTACCTATACCCATATAAATGCAATTTCCTATGTTATGCATGAAGTAACGAGGGTCTTTCTAGGAGCGGCTTCAGTGTTGTCAAATGGAATTGTTTACTCAAGGGTTGGAACAGCATGTGTCGCCATGGTGGCTCACGCTTTTCGAGTTCCTGTGTTGATATGTTGTGAAGCTTATAAGTTCCATGAAAGAGTCCAGCTTGACTCTATATGCTCTAATGAACTTG GCGATCCAGATGCAATCTCGAAGGTTTCTGGAAGAAAGGAGTTGAACCATTTGGACAACTGGGCTGATAAGGAAAATTTGCATCTCCTGAATCTGAT TTATGATGCAACTCCTGCAGATTATGTATCAATGATAATCACGGATTATGGGATG ATTCCACCAACTAGTGTGCCAGTCATTGTGAGGGAGTATGGTGGATCGCGTTCTTTGATATAG
- the LOC116264703 gene encoding uncharacterized protein LOC116264703 has translation MVRSMPAGVDDLRGAPLAIGLFISVCALVALCAKHHRTRPAKQVVSNTNSHEVKPMETKMMMTPPRSPLRVGRKAVPYEPWDEPELKFAPRSPLASPKALLATVSNKALPMFHAKKAAEQEKAKVGAGAGAPSDDEEADGVWKRTILMGERCQPPDFSGVIYYDERGKRLPKFPPKSPRGSSPLANFTFPVVVTRESSS, from the coding sequence ATGGTGAGGTCGATGCCAGCGGGAGTCGACGATCTAAGAGGCGCGCCCTTGGCGATCGGCTTGTTCATCTCCGTCTGCGCTCTGGTCGCTCTGTGCGCCAAGCACCACCGAACGAGGCCTGCCAAGCAGGTCGTTTCCAACACCAACAGCCATGAAGTCAAGCCGATGGAGACGAAGATGATGATGACTCCGCCGCGGTCACCACTGAGGGTCGGCCGGAAAGCTGTCCCCTACGAGCCATGGGATGAGCCCGAGTTGAAGTTCGCTCCGAGGTCGCCCCTCGCTTCGCCCAAGGCACTGCTGGCCACGGTGAGCAACAAGGCCCTCCCCATGTTTCATGCGAAGAAGGCCGCTGAGCAGGAGAAGGCCAAAGTCGGAGCCGGAGCCGGAGCTCCATCCGACGACGAGGAAGCCGACGGCGTGTGGAAGCGCACGATCCTTATGGGAGAACGGTGCCAACCGCCGGACTTCTCCGGCGTCATCTACTACGATGAAAGGGGCAAACGGCTACCGAAGTTCCCGCCCAAGTCACCGCGCGGCAGCAGCCCCTTGGCCAACTTCACTTTCCCCGTGGTCGTAACCCGAGAATCGTCGAGTTAG
- the LOC116264258 gene encoding probable translation initiation factor eIF-2B subunit delta isoform X1, which yields MDSRRVSRAVIDPKVRHVGFVTASEQMHSTLDDAITEGESPSIAVMSPVGNSLSPVMIPPPRHPVEAMRAAPVPVLSSPLRRLSCNAPVGSYNPSDNVLGTSPVPSPSRRIESVTSVDFSDSPGWVSRTVSTSVGGAGKMEDFVQRSASLPASGFPEHGKLATVSTVKPSSEVVIEDSKESERGNATNSKPLKERTSKAERRALQEAQRAAKAAAKETGINRGNTAGGGAPTGAKPSKDVKSPPPSKKKDGASTGGAAATSDRKAPDRLPEKEKKKDVPPPRMQFDDTQRVEKAKKRALVKQTESRNRVELFRHLPQYVHGTLLPDLEAKFFHSDHGHQMHPHPAVYKVGLQYLSGDIAGGNARCVAMLSAFQEAIKDYKTPSEKALVRDLTAKINSYVSFLISCRPLSISMGNAIRFLKDRISKLSLTLTESEAKSTLQSDINRFINEKIILADKVIVRHAVTKIRDGDVLLTYGSACVVEMILEYAHELGKKFRVVVVDSRPKHEGQKLLGRLLAKGISCTYTHINAISYVMHEVTRVFLGAASVLSNGIVYSRVGTACVAMVAHAFRVPVLICCEAYKFHERVQLDSICSNELGDPDAISKVSGRKELNHLDNWADKENLHLLNLIYDATPADYVSMIITDYGMIPPTSVPVIVREYGGSRSLI from the exons ATGGATTCCAGAAGAGTTTCCAGGGCAGTGATTGACCCAAAGGTGCGGCATGTTGGGTTCGTGACGGCTTCCGAACAGATGCACTCCACCCTGGATGATGCCATAACGGAGGGAGAGTCCCCTTCGATCGCTGTTATGTCTCCGGTCGGGAATTCGCTTTCTCCTGTGATGATCCCACCTCCTCGGCACCCGGTGGAAGCAATGCGGGCGGCCCCTGTTCCAGTCCTATCTTCTCCTCTCCGGAGGCTGAGCTGCAATGCGCCTGTGGGAAGCTACAACCCGTCGGACAATGTTTTAGGCACGTCGCCGGTGCCTTCTCCGTCGAGAAGAATTGAGAGTGTTACATCCGTCGATTTCTCTGATTCGCCCGGCTGGGTCTCTAGAACGGTGTCTACTAGTGTTGGTGGGGCTGGGAAGATGGAAGATTTCGTTCAGCGTTCCGCTTCTCTTCCGGCATCTGGGTTTCCTGAACACGGAAAATTGGCTACTGTTTCGACGGTGAAGCCATCTTCAG AAGTGGTTATTGAAGACTCAAAAGAGTCAGAAAGAGGCAACGCTACAAATTCAAAGCCTTTAAAAGAGAGGACTTCTAAAGCAGAGAGGCGTGCACTTCAGGAGGCCCAACGAGCAGCAAAGGCTGCGGCAAAAGAGACAGGTATAAATC GTGGAAACACAGCAGGTGGTGGAGCACCTACAGGGGCAAAACCATCTAAAGATGTTAAATCACCACCAccctcaaaaaagaaagatggagCATCTACAGGAGGTGCTGCTGCAACCTCAGATAGAAAGGCTCCTGACCGGCTCcctgagaaggagaaaaagaaagatgttcCTCCCCCAAGGATGCAGTTTGATGATACACAACGGGTCGAAAAGGCCAAAAAGAGAGCGCTAGTAAAACAGACAGAAAGTAGAAACCGAGTGGAGTTGTTTAGACATCTACCTCAATATGTCCATGGAACTCTGCTTCCTGATCTTGAAGCCAAATTTTTTCACTCTGATCATGGCCATCAAATGCATCCTCATCCTGCAGTATACAAG GTAGGCTTGCAATATCTGTCTGGTGATATTGCCGGTGGTAATGCACGTTGTGTAGCAATGCTTTCAGCATTTCAAGAAGCCATCAAGGACTATAAAACACCATCGGAGAAAGCTTTGGTGCGAGATTTAACTGCCAAAATCAACAGTTATGTTAGCTTTCTCATATCTTGTAGGCCACTTTCAATAAGCATGGGGAATGCCATTAGGTTTCTCAAGGATCGGATATCTAAGCTGTCATTGACGCTGACAGAGTCAGAAGCAAAATCTACGCTGCAGTCAGATATTAACCGTTTCATCAATGAAAAGATAATACTTGCTGATAAGGTGATTGTCAGGCATGCAGTAACCAAGATCAGGGATGGAGATGTCTTACTAACATATGGCTCAGCCTGTGTTGTTGAAATGATATTAGAATATGCTCATGAACTTGGTAAAAAGTTTCGTGTTGTGGTAGTGGATTCACGTCCGAAGCATGAAGGCCAGAAATTACTTGGACGTTTGCTGGCAAAGGGCATCAGCTGTACCTATACCCATATAAATGCAATTTCCTATGTTATGCATGAAGTAACGAGGGTCTTTCTAGGAGCGGCTTCAGTGTTGTCAAATGGAATTGTTTACTCAAGGGTTGGAACAGCATGTGTCGCCATGGTGGCTCACGCTTTTCGAGTTCCTGTGTTGATATGTTGTGAAGCTTATAAGTTCCATGAAAGAGTCCAGCTTGACTCTATATGCTCTAATGAACTTG GCGATCCAGATGCAATCTCGAAGGTTTCTGGAAGAAAGGAGTTGAACCATTTGGACAACTGGGCTGATAAGGAAAATTTGCATCTCCTGAATCTGAT TTATGATGCAACTCCTGCAGATTATGTATCAATGATAATCACGGATTATGGGATG ATTCCACCAACTAGTGTGCCAGTCATTGTGAGGGAGTATGGTGGATCGCGTTCTTTGATATAG
- the LOC116264949 gene encoding uncharacterized protein LOC116264949 isoform X2: MSSVQASSSSFLLLDRRRRSLGVPRSCSFSGWLNSKFSSGVRLQKIRPLRFLTFALHGGIGSSWLPSDGGASDGYGGWSVKDPLLKEANKASTNVSYVGAGVSLAVFLAAVSYCSVWGKSPRLQYTGPFLVDWVFRSMNTVLHVPTEMAESDSSNVNQAGETNQESDTGVACYDGEILEKHVSDTTPKPEVLIIPVPPDATQQEALSVLKKLKIIEQDVNPTDLCTRREYARWLVKANSFLERNPQHRISPSILSNVSSTYAFQDIGFDDPDFLYIQALAESGILLSHVSAKSFGSSDGASGEAPTILNFYPESFLSRLDLINWKAKLEYSFFAATDERMSRNKVNFIDITSVDQEEFQEFILDMQAGDKSIARKVFGYSKRFQPDKPVTKAQAAVALISGRMSDAIHVELSRLESERLSMEAESQEIRSELMLKGDIERFWEEKISQEKTRGAIVDRHLMEVMAALQEEKRDQDECWPEFLKEQAALDCQQKLLANLKVEVDDMSNMLMSEKEKFLIEQRNLEERFAESLARKEAVVEAKSVLEAEIEAVRIFRNWVEDEARRNQRRSRVLEDARRRWCAGDSREYNGSTENGVV; this comes from the exons ATGTCTTCTGTGcaggcttcttcttcttcttttctgctTCTCGACAGGCGGCGAAGAAGTCTAGGGGTTCCTCGATCTTGTAGTTTTAGCGGATGGCTGAACTCCAAGTTTTCTTCTGGTGTTCGTCTTCAGAAAATCAGGCCATTGCGATTCCTTACTTTTGCTCTACACGGTGGAATCGGTTCTTCTTGGTTGCCGTCCGATGGAGGGGCCTCCGACGGCTATGGTGGTTGGTCAGTCAAGGATCCTCTGCTGAaggaagcaaataaag CGTCGACGAACGTTTCTTACGTGGGAGCTGGCGTTTCGTTGGCAGTGTTTCTTGCCGCGGTTTCTTATTGCTCGGTTTGGGGCAAAA GTCCAAGACTTCAGTATACTGGACCATTTCTTGTTGATTGGGTCTTCAGATCAATGAATACCGTGCTTCATGTGCCTACTGAAATGGCCGAATCAGATTCCTCTAATGTAAATCAAGCTGGAGAGACGAACCAGGAAAGTGACACTGGAGTTGCATGCTATGATggtgaaattttggaaaagcaTGTTTCAG ATACAACACCAAAGCCTGAAGTTTTGATAATTCCGGTCCCTCCAGATGCCACTCAACAAGAAGCATTGTCTGTACTCAAGAAGCTGAAG ATTATAGAACAAGACGTGAACCCAACAGACTTGTGTACAAGGAGGGAATATGCAAGATGGTTAGTCAAAGCAAATTCATTCCTGGAAAG GAATCCCCAACATCGTATTTCTCCTTCAATTCTTAGTAACGTCTCCTCAACTTATGCATTTCAAGATATTGGATTTGATGACCCTGATTTCTTATATATCCAAG CCCTTGCTGAATCTGGCATTCTACTCAGTCATGTGAGTGCCAAGAGCTTTGGATCCTCGGATGGTGCCAGTGGTGAAGCCCCAACCATTCTGAATTTTTATCCAGAAAG TTTCTTATCCCGTTTGGATCTTATAAACTGGAAAGCCAAATTGGAGTATTCTTTCTTTGCTGCAACAGACGAAAGG ATGTCAAGGAATAAAGTGAATTTTATTGATATCACATcagttgatcaagaagaatTTCAAGAGTTCATCCTCGACATGCAGGCTGGTGATAAGAGTATAGCAAGAAAAGtttttg GGTATAGCAAGCGATTTCAGCCTGACAAACCTGTTACCAAAGCTCAAGCTGCAGTAGCATTGATCAGTGGGAGGATGTCAGATGCAATTCATGTGGAGTTATCAAGGCTTGAATCTGAGAGGTTGTCAATGGAGGCTGAATCGCAGGAAATCAGGTCCGAGTTGATGCTCAAGGGTGACATAGAGAGATTTTGGGAAGAAAAGATATCTCAAGAAAAAACTAGAGGTGCTATTGTGGACAGGCATTTGATGGAAGTCATGGCTGCATTGCAAGAGGAGAAAAGGGATCAAGATGAATGTTGGCCTGAATTCCTCAAGGAACAAGCTGCATTAGACTGCCAACAGAAATTGTTGGCCAATCTCAAGGTAGAAGTGGATGATATGTCTAACATGCTTATGTCAGAGAAGGAGAAATTTCTTATAGAGCAGAGAAATTTAGAAGAGAGATTTGCTGAATCTCTTGCAAGAAAAGAAGCAGTAGTTGAAGCAAAATCTGTTCTGGAGGCTGAGATTGAAGCTGTCAGGATATTCAG AAATTGGGTCGAAGATGAAGCCAGGCGAAATCAGAGGCGTTCCAGAGTTCTGGAGGATGCTCGGAGAAGGTGGTGCGCGGGTGACTCTAGGGAATACAATGGATCAACAGAAAATGGAGTGGTGTAA
- the LOC116264613 gene encoding oleosin G-like, with amino-acid sequence MADRHSTTQGSQQRATRTGGDGPVTGGGGGGGGGGGVSAMLSKLQGQAPNSTQFISFLALVISGGILLLLTGLTLTATVLALIVFTPLLLLTSPIWVPAGTLFLFAMAGFLAVCGFGVAALGGGTWMYKYFRGRHPPGSDRVDYARSRIADTASHFRDYAREYGGYIQSRVKDAAPGA; translated from the coding sequence atggcgGATCGTCATTCGACCACCCAGGGATCCCAGCAGAGAGCCACCAGGACCGGCGGTGATGGTCCAGTgactggtggtggtggtggcggtggaggtggaggtggtgTGTCAGCCATGCTGAGCAAGCTCCAAGGCCAGGCCCCTAATTCCACCCAATTCATTAGCTTCCTCGCCTTGGTGATATCGGGAGGCATCCTCCTGCTCCTGACGGGCCTGACCTTAACGGCCACCGTCTTGGCCTTGATCGTCTTCACGCCTCTCCTGCTGCTGACCAGCCCGATCTGGGTGCCTGCTGGGACCCTTTTCCTCTTCGCCATGGCCGGGTTCCTGGCAGTCTGCGGGTTCGGTGTGGCCGCCTTGGGCGGAGGGACTTGGATGTACAAATACTTCAGGGGCCGCCACCCGCCGGGGTCTGATCGCGTTGATTACGCGCGCAGCCGGATCGCCGACACGGCCAGCCATTTTAGGGACTACGCCAGGGAGTATGGAGGGTACATTCAGAGCAGGGTCAAGGATGCAGCTCCTGGTGCGTGA
- the LOC116264949 gene encoding uncharacterized protein LOC116264949 isoform X1 — translation MSSVQASSSSFLLLDRRRRSLGVPRSCSFSGWLNSKFSSGVRLQKIRPLRFLTFALHGGIGSSWLPSDGGASDGYGGWSVKDPLLKEANKASTNVSYVGAGVSLAVFLAAVSYCSVWGKSMNLGPRLQYTGPFLVDWVFRSMNTVLHVPTEMAESDSSNVNQAGETNQESDTGVACYDGEILEKHVSDTTPKPEVLIIPVPPDATQQEALSVLKKLKIIEQDVNPTDLCTRREYARWLVKANSFLERNPQHRISPSILSNVSSTYAFQDIGFDDPDFLYIQALAESGILLSHVSAKSFGSSDGASGEAPTILNFYPESFLSRLDLINWKAKLEYSFFAATDERMSRNKVNFIDITSVDQEEFQEFILDMQAGDKSIARKVFGYSKRFQPDKPVTKAQAAVALISGRMSDAIHVELSRLESERLSMEAESQEIRSELMLKGDIERFWEEKISQEKTRGAIVDRHLMEVMAALQEEKRDQDECWPEFLKEQAALDCQQKLLANLKVEVDDMSNMLMSEKEKFLIEQRNLEERFAESLARKEAVVEAKSVLEAEIEAVRIFRNWVEDEARRNQRRSRVLEDARRRWCAGDSREYNGSTENGVV, via the exons ATGTCTTCTGTGcaggcttcttcttcttcttttctgctTCTCGACAGGCGGCGAAGAAGTCTAGGGGTTCCTCGATCTTGTAGTTTTAGCGGATGGCTGAACTCCAAGTTTTCTTCTGGTGTTCGTCTTCAGAAAATCAGGCCATTGCGATTCCTTACTTTTGCTCTACACGGTGGAATCGGTTCTTCTTGGTTGCCGTCCGATGGAGGGGCCTCCGACGGCTATGGTGGTTGGTCAGTCAAGGATCCTCTGCTGAaggaagcaaataaag CGTCGACGAACGTTTCTTACGTGGGAGCTGGCGTTTCGTTGGCAGTGTTTCTTGCCGCGGTTTCTTATTGCTCGGTTTGGGGCAAAAGTATGAATCTTG GTCCAAGACTTCAGTATACTGGACCATTTCTTGTTGATTGGGTCTTCAGATCAATGAATACCGTGCTTCATGTGCCTACTGAAATGGCCGAATCAGATTCCTCTAATGTAAATCAAGCTGGAGAGACGAACCAGGAAAGTGACACTGGAGTTGCATGCTATGATggtgaaattttggaaaagcaTGTTTCAG ATACAACACCAAAGCCTGAAGTTTTGATAATTCCGGTCCCTCCAGATGCCACTCAACAAGAAGCATTGTCTGTACTCAAGAAGCTGAAG ATTATAGAACAAGACGTGAACCCAACAGACTTGTGTACAAGGAGGGAATATGCAAGATGGTTAGTCAAAGCAAATTCATTCCTGGAAAG GAATCCCCAACATCGTATTTCTCCTTCAATTCTTAGTAACGTCTCCTCAACTTATGCATTTCAAGATATTGGATTTGATGACCCTGATTTCTTATATATCCAAG CCCTTGCTGAATCTGGCATTCTACTCAGTCATGTGAGTGCCAAGAGCTTTGGATCCTCGGATGGTGCCAGTGGTGAAGCCCCAACCATTCTGAATTTTTATCCAGAAAG TTTCTTATCCCGTTTGGATCTTATAAACTGGAAAGCCAAATTGGAGTATTCTTTCTTTGCTGCAACAGACGAAAGG ATGTCAAGGAATAAAGTGAATTTTATTGATATCACATcagttgatcaagaagaatTTCAAGAGTTCATCCTCGACATGCAGGCTGGTGATAAGAGTATAGCAAGAAAAGtttttg GGTATAGCAAGCGATTTCAGCCTGACAAACCTGTTACCAAAGCTCAAGCTGCAGTAGCATTGATCAGTGGGAGGATGTCAGATGCAATTCATGTGGAGTTATCAAGGCTTGAATCTGAGAGGTTGTCAATGGAGGCTGAATCGCAGGAAATCAGGTCCGAGTTGATGCTCAAGGGTGACATAGAGAGATTTTGGGAAGAAAAGATATCTCAAGAAAAAACTAGAGGTGCTATTGTGGACAGGCATTTGATGGAAGTCATGGCTGCATTGCAAGAGGAGAAAAGGGATCAAGATGAATGTTGGCCTGAATTCCTCAAGGAACAAGCTGCATTAGACTGCCAACAGAAATTGTTGGCCAATCTCAAGGTAGAAGTGGATGATATGTCTAACATGCTTATGTCAGAGAAGGAGAAATTTCTTATAGAGCAGAGAAATTTAGAAGAGAGATTTGCTGAATCTCTTGCAAGAAAAGAAGCAGTAGTTGAAGCAAAATCTGTTCTGGAGGCTGAGATTGAAGCTGTCAGGATATTCAG AAATTGGGTCGAAGATGAAGCCAGGCGAAATCAGAGGCGTTCCAGAGTTCTGGAGGATGCTCGGAGAAGGTGGTGCGCGGGTGACTCTAGGGAATACAATGGATCAACAGAAAATGGAGTGGTGTAA
- the LOC116264258 gene encoding probable translation initiation factor eIF-2B subunit delta isoform X2 — translation MDSRRVSRAVIDPKVRHVGFVTASEQMHSTLDDAITEGESPSIAVMSPVGNSLSPVMIPPPRHPVEAMRAAPVPVLSSPLRRLSCNAPVGSYNPSDNVLGTSPVPSPSRRIESVTSVDFSDSPGWVSRTVSTSVGGAGKMEDFVQRSASLPASGFPEHGKLATVSTVKPSSVVIEDSKESERGNATNSKPLKERTSKAERRALQEAQRAAKAAAKETGINRGNTAGGGAPTGAKPSKDVKSPPPSKKKDGASTGGAAATSDRKAPDRLPEKEKKKDVPPPRMQFDDTQRVEKAKKRALVKQTESRNRVELFRHLPQYVHGTLLPDLEAKFFHSDHGHQMHPHPAVYKVGLQYLSGDIAGGNARCVAMLSAFQEAIKDYKTPSEKALVRDLTAKINSYVSFLISCRPLSISMGNAIRFLKDRISKLSLTLTESEAKSTLQSDINRFINEKIILADKVIVRHAVTKIRDGDVLLTYGSACVVEMILEYAHELGKKFRVVVVDSRPKHEGQKLLGRLLAKGISCTYTHINAISYVMHEVTRVFLGAASVLSNGIVYSRVGTACVAMVAHAFRVPVLICCEAYKFHERVQLDSICSNELGDPDAISKVSGRKELNHLDNWADKENLHLLNLIYDATPADYVSMIITDYGMIPPTSVPVIVREYGGSRSLI, via the exons ATGGATTCCAGAAGAGTTTCCAGGGCAGTGATTGACCCAAAGGTGCGGCATGTTGGGTTCGTGACGGCTTCCGAACAGATGCACTCCACCCTGGATGATGCCATAACGGAGGGAGAGTCCCCTTCGATCGCTGTTATGTCTCCGGTCGGGAATTCGCTTTCTCCTGTGATGATCCCACCTCCTCGGCACCCGGTGGAAGCAATGCGGGCGGCCCCTGTTCCAGTCCTATCTTCTCCTCTCCGGAGGCTGAGCTGCAATGCGCCTGTGGGAAGCTACAACCCGTCGGACAATGTTTTAGGCACGTCGCCGGTGCCTTCTCCGTCGAGAAGAATTGAGAGTGTTACATCCGTCGATTTCTCTGATTCGCCCGGCTGGGTCTCTAGAACGGTGTCTACTAGTGTTGGTGGGGCTGGGAAGATGGAAGATTTCGTTCAGCGTTCCGCTTCTCTTCCGGCATCTGGGTTTCCTGAACACGGAAAATTGGCTACTGTTTCGACGGTGAAGCCATCTTCAG TGGTTATTGAAGACTCAAAAGAGTCAGAAAGAGGCAACGCTACAAATTCAAAGCCTTTAAAAGAGAGGACTTCTAAAGCAGAGAGGCGTGCACTTCAGGAGGCCCAACGAGCAGCAAAGGCTGCGGCAAAAGAGACAGGTATAAATC GTGGAAACACAGCAGGTGGTGGAGCACCTACAGGGGCAAAACCATCTAAAGATGTTAAATCACCACCAccctcaaaaaagaaagatggagCATCTACAGGAGGTGCTGCTGCAACCTCAGATAGAAAGGCTCCTGACCGGCTCcctgagaaggagaaaaagaaagatgttcCTCCCCCAAGGATGCAGTTTGATGATACACAACGGGTCGAAAAGGCCAAAAAGAGAGCGCTAGTAAAACAGACAGAAAGTAGAAACCGAGTGGAGTTGTTTAGACATCTACCTCAATATGTCCATGGAACTCTGCTTCCTGATCTTGAAGCCAAATTTTTTCACTCTGATCATGGCCATCAAATGCATCCTCATCCTGCAGTATACAAG GTAGGCTTGCAATATCTGTCTGGTGATATTGCCGGTGGTAATGCACGTTGTGTAGCAATGCTTTCAGCATTTCAAGAAGCCATCAAGGACTATAAAACACCATCGGAGAAAGCTTTGGTGCGAGATTTAACTGCCAAAATCAACAGTTATGTTAGCTTTCTCATATCTTGTAGGCCACTTTCAATAAGCATGGGGAATGCCATTAGGTTTCTCAAGGATCGGATATCTAAGCTGTCATTGACGCTGACAGAGTCAGAAGCAAAATCTACGCTGCAGTCAGATATTAACCGTTTCATCAATGAAAAGATAATACTTGCTGATAAGGTGATTGTCAGGCATGCAGTAACCAAGATCAGGGATGGAGATGTCTTACTAACATATGGCTCAGCCTGTGTTGTTGAAATGATATTAGAATATGCTCATGAACTTGGTAAAAAGTTTCGTGTTGTGGTAGTGGATTCACGTCCGAAGCATGAAGGCCAGAAATTACTTGGACGTTTGCTGGCAAAGGGCATCAGCTGTACCTATACCCATATAAATGCAATTTCCTATGTTATGCATGAAGTAACGAGGGTCTTTCTAGGAGCGGCTTCAGTGTTGTCAAATGGAATTGTTTACTCAAGGGTTGGAACAGCATGTGTCGCCATGGTGGCTCACGCTTTTCGAGTTCCTGTGTTGATATGTTGTGAAGCTTATAAGTTCCATGAAAGAGTCCAGCTTGACTCTATATGCTCTAATGAACTTG GCGATCCAGATGCAATCTCGAAGGTTTCTGGAAGAAAGGAGTTGAACCATTTGGACAACTGGGCTGATAAGGAAAATTTGCATCTCCTGAATCTGAT TTATGATGCAACTCCTGCAGATTATGTATCAATGATAATCACGGATTATGGGATG ATTCCACCAACTAGTGTGCCAGTCATTGTGAGGGAGTATGGTGGATCGCGTTCTTTGATATAG